A single region of the Anaerolineales bacterium genome encodes:
- a CDS encoding ketoacyl-ACP synthase III, translating to MALSTTVCYAHITGWGMHVPAQVVTNADLEALVETTDEWIRSRTGIQERRLATEKESVVTLGFEAAHQAMERADVLPRDIDLIIVATSTPEDVYPSTASRLQNMLGATRAGAFDLSAACSGFVYALNMGAQAIRSRSIERALIIGTELNSRVLDWNDRSTCVLFGDGAGAVVLEGSDDPGGLLSCILGSDGSGAGLLGIPTVGRAATALPEGQHLHKIHMDGREVFRFAVHILHESIRDAVDSAGLVMDDIALIIPHQANQRILNAAARSLNIPESMFYSNVAHYGNTSAASIPIALFEAERDGRVQPNDNIVLVGFGGGLTWASAVVQWQGVKKPEKRGLVQALAQSRREVGYVAAFWRDRTMRAFRRVEAGLRGSPAKQAALREERAIQQEEKRRRRQKPPKDTADNEDDS from the coding sequence CGGTGTGCTATGCGCACATCACGGGGTGGGGGATGCACGTTCCGGCTCAGGTGGTGACAAACGCCGATCTGGAGGCGCTTGTTGAGACAACCGACGAGTGGATTCGCTCTCGAACCGGCATTCAGGAACGCCGCCTTGCCACCGAGAAAGAATCCGTCGTGACGCTTGGCTTTGAAGCGGCACATCAGGCGATGGAGCGGGCGGATGTTCTCCCCCGCGATATTGATCTGATCATCGTCGCTACCTCTACGCCGGAGGATGTCTACCCAAGCACGGCAAGCCGCCTTCAGAATATGCTTGGGGCAACGCGGGCAGGCGCGTTTGACCTGAGCGCCGCCTGTTCGGGGTTTGTCTATGCCTTGAATATGGGCGCTCAGGCGATTCGTTCGCGGAGCATTGAGCGAGCGCTGATCATCGGCACGGAATTGAATTCCCGTGTCTTGGATTGGAATGATCGCTCTACCTGTGTCCTGTTTGGCGATGGGGCAGGGGCGGTTGTCCTTGAGGGCAGCGATGATCCCGGCGGGCTGCTTAGCTGCATTTTGGGATCGGATGGCTCGGGGGCAGGACTGCTTGGGATTCCAACGGTGGGGCGGGCGGCAACGGCGCTCCCCGAAGGGCAGCACCTCCACAAAATTCATATGGATGGGCGGGAGGTTTTCCGGTTTGCCGTTCATATCCTCCATGAAAGCATCCGCGATGCCGTTGATAGTGCTGGATTGGTCATGGATGATATTGCCCTGATCATCCCCCACCAAGCGAATCAACGCATTTTGAACGCCGCCGCCCGCAGTCTGAACATCCCTGAGTCCATGTTCTACAGCAACGTTGCCCATTATGGGAACACCTCTGCCGCCTCAATTCCGATTGCCCTTTTTGAAGCAGAGCGCGATGGACGGGTGCAGCCAAACGATAACATTGTCCTCGTTGGGTTTGGCGGTGGGCTAACGTGGGCATCGGCGGTGGTGCAGTGGCAAGGGGTGAAAAAGCCCGAAAAACGCGGGTTGGTTCAGGCTCTGGCGCAAAGCCGCCGCGAGGTGGGCTATGTGGCGGCGTTCTGGCGTGACCGCACGATGCGTGCCTTCCGCCGTGTAGAGGCGGGGCTGCGCGGTTCACCGGCGAAACAAGCGGCGCTCCGCGAGGAACGGGCGATTCAGCAAGAAGAAAAGCGCCGTCGCCGCCAGAAACCGCCGAAAGACACAGCCGATAACGAGGACGACTCGTAG
- the yajC gene encoding preprotein translocase subunit YajC — translation MGEFIAFSFILLVLMAAYYSFVIVPRQRIFRQHNKYVRTLVVGDEVITAGGIIGTLTQMDAAHGIAYISIAEGIEIKVLSAAISRPFDADEVAQSAQIGLETQQNTLEKEKADAPS, via the coding sequence ATGGGTGAATTTATCGCCTTTTCGTTCATTCTTCTCGTCCTCATGGCAGCCTACTACTCCTTTGTGATCGTCCCCCGCCAGCGCATCTTTCGGCAGCACAACAAGTATGTGCGGACGCTTGTCGTGGGCGATGAGGTGATCACCGCTGGGGGGATCATCGGCACACTTACCCAAATGGATGCCGCGCATGGCATTGCTTACATCAGCATTGCCGAGGGAATTGAAATCAAGGTCTTATCCGCCGCCATCAGCCGCCCCTTTGACGCCGATGAAGTTGCCCAGAGCGCCCAAATTGGCTTAGAGACCCAACAAAATACGTTAGAGAAAGAGAAAGCAGACGCACCCTCATGA